TTCGAGCACGATGGGCGGTGGCATATTCTCGACTGGAAGTCGAACTGGTTGGGGGCGAATGACGCCGACTATGCCGCCGACGCGCTGGGCCACGCGATGTACGCTTCGCATTACACGCTGCAGTATCACGTGTACCTGGTGGCACTGCACCGTCACCTCACGGCGCGGCAGCCGGGGTATGACGCGCGCCACCATTGGGGGCCCGTGACGTATGCGTTCCTGCGTGGGATTGCTCCCGCCGGACCGAACGGCTGGTTCACTGATGCGCCGACGCCCGAGCTGCTGTACGCGCTCGACCGCGCCTTTGGAGGCACGCCATGAGTGAAGGGCTCCGCCTTGCAGCATTCTTCGATGCGGCCGTCGCACTATATCTGCTCTCCACCAGCGACCGTGTCCTCGGCGAACTCACCCTGCGACGGGCCGGCGTGCCTGACGCGGCGGCGGTGCCGATCGCGGTAGCGGTGGCGCTCTTGGCGCGTGCGCGCGACGACGGCCACAGCGCGCTCTCGCTGAGCGACCTCGCGGCCGAAGCCACCGAACTTGCTCGTGAGCTTGCCGCGAAGGTCAACGTCGAGGACTACTGTGCGCAGATCCGCGAGCGCGATGCCGCCTGGTGGCGCACGATGCTGGAAGCGGTGCCTTCGGTCGTGCAGGTCGCGAACAGCCTCGTCGCATCGCCGCTGGTACTGCACGGCTCGCTGCTGCAGTTCCGACGGTACTTCGACGCCGAACAGCGTATCGCGGCGCGCATTCACGCCTCGTTGAGCCAAAACGAGCCGACCTTTCGCGTGATCACCGGCGGTCCGGGCACGGGCAAGACCACGCGTATTGCGAACCTGCTCGTTGAAACGCTCGATCGTGACCCCGAACTGCGTGTCGCGCTGGCGGCGCCGACCGGCAAGGCGGCGGCCCGCCTCTCCGAGTCGATCCGACTGCGCCTCGACGACGCGAAGGCCTCGCCCGAGGTGCGCGCGCGGGTGCCGCGGAGCGCACGCACGGTGCACCGCTTGCTGGGCTACCAGCCCGATCGTGATCGCTTCTGGTCGCGCGCCGGTACTCCGTTGCCGTATGACCTCGTGATTCTCGATGAAGCCAGCATGGTGGACGTGCTGCTCATGGATGCGCTGGTGGCCGCCCTCCCAGCGCACGCCACGCTGCTGCTCGTGGGTGATCAGGATCAGCTGGCCAGCGTGGAAGCGGGTGATGTGTTGGGGGCGATCTGCCGGGTCGCGCATGATCTTGGCGCAGGCAACGCACTCCACGACAGCGTAGATCGGCTCACGCGCAGCTATCGGTTCGAAGCACACCCCGCCATTGGCGATGCGGCAGCCGCGATGCTCGCCGGCGACGTTGCCGCGCTCGGCGCCGTCGTGCACGACACCGAACGACCCGATGTGCGCTGGGCCCCGGCGCCGAACGATCGGGCCGAGCTGTTGGCGCTGCTCGTGCCGCATCTAAAAGCCTGCCTTGAGGCCGCCACGCCAGCCGCCGCCCTCACGGCCCTCGATGGATTCCGCGTACTCTGCGCCGAGCGTGAAGGCACGTGGGGCGTGGCCGGTATCAACGCCCAGGTCGAGCACTGGCTGCGCAGTCAGGGGACCGTCATCACCGAGCGTTGGTATCATCGGCGGCCGGTCATGGTGATGGCGAACGACTACGGCACGCAGGTGTTCAACGGCGACGTGGGCGTGGCCTGGGAAGCCGATGGTGAAATGCTCGTGCACTTCCCGGCCCCCGAGGGAGCCACGCGCGCCATTCAGCCAGCGCGGTTACCCGAAACGCAGACGGCGTGGGCCATGACCGTGCACAAGGCGCAGGGGTCGGAGTTCACGAACGTGATCGTGATACTGCCGGCCAAGGGCAGTCGTGTTCTGGGACGCGAGCTGCTGTACACCGCCGTCACGCGCGCCCGAAGCAACGTGCTGATCGTGGGCGACGAGTCGGTGATGCGATCGGCGGTGTCGCGCACCGTGCGACGGGGCAGTGGCTTCGAGGCCCTGTTGCGCGAGGCGATTGGGCGCCAATCGATGCGGCGCGAGGGCGTGGCCCATGGGTGATCCGATTGCCCTGCTCACGCTGGTGTGCGCGGCACTGGCCGTCGTGCTGCTGCTGGTGAGTCTCTTCCGCACGAAGGCCGTCGCCGATCCCGAAGGCG
Above is a genomic segment from Gemmatimonas sp. containing:
- the recD gene encoding exodeoxyribonuclease V subunit alpha → MSEGLRLAAFFDAAVALYLLSTSDRVLGELTLRRAGVPDAAAVPIAVAVALLARARDDGHSALSLSDLAAEATELARELAAKVNVEDYCAQIRERDAAWWRTMLEAVPSVVQVANSLVASPLVLHGSLLQFRRYFDAEQRIAARIHASLSQNEPTFRVITGGPGTGKTTRIANLLVETLDRDPELRVALAAPTGKAAARLSESIRLRLDDAKASPEVRARVPRSARTVHRLLGYQPDRDRFWSRAGTPLPYDLVILDEASMVDVLLMDALVAALPAHATLLLVGDQDQLASVEAGDVLGAICRVAHDLGAGNALHDSVDRLTRSYRFEAHPAIGDAAAAMLAGDVAALGAVVHDTERPDVRWAPAPNDRAELLALLVPHLKACLEAATPAAALTALDGFRVLCAEREGTWGVAGINAQVEHWLRSQGTVITERWYHRRPVMVMANDYGTQVFNGDVGVAWEADGEMLVHFPAPEGATRAIQPARLPETQTAWAMTVHKAQGSEFTNVIVILPAKGSRVLGRELLYTAVTRARSNVLIVGDESVMRSAVSRTVRRGSGFEALLREAIGRQSMRREGVAHG